One genomic segment of Candidatus Bathyarchaeia archaeon includes these proteins:
- the pheT gene encoding phenylalanine--tRNA ligase subunit beta — translation MPTIEVEREDLESLLGMRLPQSPEDLDEILSFIKGEVKYADEKEIHIDVKDSNRADIWGVEGIARALKGILNIEKGLKRYEVAGESGVEIAVDPRLKNIRPYIACAVVKNVKLSDAAIRHVMRFQDKMDQTYGRGRRRTSIGLYDFDLVTPPLRYTVSRPDETRFIPLGFDEELTLAEILEKHPKGIEYGHIVKQFDVWPIFIDSRSKVLSFPPIINSNDLGRVTVETKNVLVEVTGTLYRTVLYTLTNIILALADRGGRIYSAKIRYPYEDLGEVTTPDLKTEKMHINIDYVRKVIGVPLSLNEIIDLLERSRYGVSEVEGAEIVVEIPCYRPDIMHPIDVVEDIATAYDLNRIKPRWPQISTVGGLSRETQLRNLVRELMIGLGYQEVLTFTLTNQTVLFEKMNIQRERVVEVANPKVSSMTCLRSWLLPSLMEFLSHNTHVEYPQRIFEVGYCAIHDEKQPNKTRDVEKLACVTIDSEAGFSEIKSVLEALLYNLGLEYSLEETSHGSFIDGRVGKIIVNGEETGFIGEINPQVLQNWGLENPAAAFEINLSKIWSLLKTK, via the coding sequence ATGCCGACAATCGAGGTTGAACGTGAGGATCTGGAGTCGCTTCTAGGAATGAGGCTGCCGCAAAGTCCTGAAGACTTGGATGAAATATTGTCGTTCATAAAAGGCGAAGTGAAGTATGCTGACGAGAAAGAGATCCATATAGATGTTAAGGATAGTAATCGCGCCGACATATGGGGCGTGGAGGGGATAGCGCGTGCCTTGAAAGGAATACTTAACATCGAGAAGGGCCTTAAACGCTACGAGGTTGCTGGCGAATCGGGGGTTGAGATCGCCGTTGACCCACGCTTAAAAAATATACGTCCATATATCGCTTGCGCGGTCGTTAAAAATGTGAAGCTAAGTGATGCGGCGATACGCCACGTAATGCGCTTCCAAGATAAAATGGATCAAACCTATGGCCGCGGTAGGCGTAGAACATCAATAGGGCTATACGATTTTGATCTGGTTACCCCTCCATTACGCTACACTGTTTCTAGACCGGATGAAACGAGGTTCATTCCGCTGGGTTTTGATGAGGAGTTAACGTTAGCCGAGATACTTGAGAAGCATCCTAAAGGAATAGAGTACGGGCATATAGTTAAACAGTTCGATGTTTGGCCGATCTTCATAGACTCTAGGAGCAAGGTTTTATCTTTCCCACCCATAATCAACTCAAATGACCTTGGGAGAGTTACAGTTGAGACAAAGAACGTTCTTGTGGAGGTGACTGGCACATTATACAGAACAGTTCTATACACTCTGACAAACATTATTTTAGCCCTAGCAGATAGAGGCGGAAGAATATATTCAGCTAAAATACGCTATCCCTACGAAGATCTAGGAGAAGTTACAACGCCAGACCTCAAAACGGAAAAGATGCATATAAACATTGACTATGTGAGGAAAGTTATAGGGGTTCCGTTAAGTCTCAACGAGATAATAGATCTTTTGGAGAGATCTAGATACGGGGTTTCAGAGGTAGAAGGCGCCGAGATTGTTGTTGAGATACCGTGTTATCGCCCAGATATAATGCATCCAATAGACGTTGTTGAAGACATAGCTACAGCCTACGACTTAAACAGGATAAAGCCAAGGTGGCCTCAAATATCGACCGTCGGTGGGCTCTCGCGTGAAACTCAGCTTCGTAACCTAGTTAGGGAATTGATGATTGGCTTAGGTTACCAGGAGGTTCTCACATTCACTTTAACAAATCAAACCGTGCTATTTGAGAAAATGAACATTCAACGTGAGAGGGTGGTTGAGGTGGCAAACCCAAAAGTTTCGTCAATGACCTGCTTAAGGAGCTGGCTGCTGCCAAGCTTAATGGAGTTTTTAAGCCACAATACTCATGTCGAGTATCCGCAAAGGATCTTTGAGGTTGGCTACTGCGCTATACATGACGAAAAGCAGCCCAATAAGACCAGAGACGTTGAGAAATTAGCGTGCGTGACAATAGATTCTGAAGCCGGGTTCTCCGAAATTAAATCGGTTCTTGAAGCACTATTATATAACCTGGGGCTTGAATACAGTTTAGAAGAGACGAGCCACGGAAGCTTTATCGATGGACGCGTTGGAAAAATAATTGTGAATGGGGAGGAGACCGGTTTTATAGGTGAGATAAACCCACAAGTGCTCCAGAACTGGGGCTTAGAGAACCCAGCCGCAGCCTTCGAGATAAACCTTAGCAAAATATGGAGCCTGTTAAAGACTAAGTAA
- a CDS encoding phenylalanine--tRNA ligase subunit alpha, producing MDLRENERRVLMALKNFGGRATIEKIVEATGLAHAAVIRAALSLEDKKLVKMNEKKVTRFSLNDEGKKYAEDKLPERRLAEILMKMGGEASIDDVFRAASMDNETATIALGWLIRKGWAKMESRERRLKILREPETGSDEKLLAMLNMAGVLTLEELDDNLKEAFKVLKGRKIINVSEGSIKEVELTNDGLSLLERGVEVVEEITQLTPEIIVTGKWREKRILKYDIRAPTPRVWPGKKHPYLRFLDEVREKLVALGFKEMNGPIVEISFFNCDGLYMPQDHPAREIHDMYLVKDPEYGDLTPYMKFLERVKEAHENGWKTGSKGWGYKFSLLMAARLILRSHTTAVSVRTLISEDLEIPGKYFAIARCYRPELMDKTHLSEFNQVEGIVVGEDLTLRDLLGILERFAIDIAGADKVRFRPDYFPFTEPSVELSAYKEGYGWMEFGGSGIFRPEVTLPLGIDVPVLAWGLGVDRLFMMKAGINDIRYLFTHNLDWLRRKEMI from the coding sequence GTGGATCTGCGTGAAAATGAGAGAAGAGTCCTCATGGCATTAAAGAATTTTGGCGGGAGAGCTACTATTGAGAAGATTGTTGAAGCGACCGGTCTCGCACATGCGGCTGTTATACGGGCGGCTTTATCGCTTGAGGATAAAAAGCTTGTGAAGATGAATGAGAAAAAGGTGACACGTTTTTCACTTAACGATGAGGGGAAGAAATACGCTGAAGATAAGTTGCCGGAGAGACGGTTAGCTGAGATACTGATGAAAATGGGTGGTGAAGCATCAATAGACGATGTTTTTAGGGCTGCTTCAATGGACAACGAGACTGCAACTATAGCGTTGGGCTGGCTTATCCGCAAAGGCTGGGCGAAGATGGAATCTAGGGAGCGGAGGCTTAAGATTTTAAGGGAGCCGGAGACCGGATCCGATGAAAAGCTTTTGGCGATGCTTAACATGGCTGGAGTTTTAACCCTTGAAGAGCTAGACGATAACCTGAAAGAGGCTTTTAAGGTCCTTAAGGGTAGAAAGATAATCAACGTTAGTGAGGGATCCATTAAAGAGGTTGAGTTAACTAATGATGGGTTGAGCCTGCTTGAAAGGGGAGTCGAGGTGGTTGAGGAGATAACGCAGCTAACTCCGGAGATCATAGTGACTGGTAAATGGCGTGAAAAGAGGATCCTAAAATATGATATTAGGGCTCCTACGCCCAGAGTTTGGCCTGGAAAAAAGCATCCATACCTGCGTTTCCTAGATGAGGTTCGAGAGAAGCTTGTTGCTTTAGGATTTAAGGAGATGAATGGGCCGATTGTTGAAATAAGCTTCTTTAATTGTGATGGGCTCTATATGCCTCAAGACCATCCGGCCAGAGAGATTCACGACATGTATCTTGTTAAGGATCCTGAGTATGGCGACTTAACCCCCTATATGAAGTTTCTTGAGCGGGTTAAAGAGGCGCATGAAAATGGGTGGAAGACTGGCTCAAAGGGTTGGGGATACAAGTTCTCGCTTCTCATGGCTGCAAGACTGATTTTGCGCAGTCATACGACAGCAGTAAGCGTAAGGACGCTTATAAGCGAGGATCTTGAGATACCCGGAAAATATTTCGCTATAGCCCGCTGCTATAGGCCTGAGCTCATGGATAAAACTCATTTAAGCGAGTTTAATCAGGTTGAAGGCATAGTTGTAGGTGAAGATTTAACGTTACGCGATCTGCTTGGGATACTTGAACGCTTCGCAATAGATATAGCTGGAGCAGATAAGGTTAGGTTCAGACCGGACTACTTCCCGTTCACCGAGCCGAGCGTTGAGTTGTCAGCCTATAAAGAGGGTTATGGCTGGATGGAGTTCGGCGGCTCCGGAATCTTTCGCCCAGAGGTGACGCTGCCGCTCGGCATAGATGTCCCAGTTTTAGCTTGGGGTTTAGGCGTAGATAGGCTCTTCATGATGAAGGCTGGAATAAACGATATACGCTATCTATTCACTCACAACCTTGATTGGCTTAGAAGAAAGGAGATGATATAA
- the fen gene encoding flap endonuclease-1 produces MGVDLGDLVPRTPTDLSSLSGKVVAIDAYNALYQFLAIIRQPDGTPLMDHSGRITSHLSGLFYRTCNLLELGIKPVYVFDGKPPDLKEAEIKSRMKVKEEAIKKYEAALREGKIEEARKYAQMTSHLKDYMAEDAKRLLTLMGVPWVQAPSEGEAQAAHIVRKGDANFCASQDYDSLLFGAPHLLRNLTISGKRKLPRKNVYVEVTPEIVELDRILRELGITREQLIDVGILIGTDYNPDGVRGIGPKTALKLIKTYGSLEKALPAIKGAEFPVEPAKIREIFLHPNVTDKYEIKWGEPNIEGVLSFLCGEKDFSEDRVRKALEEAIKGMRKARAKRTLESWF; encoded by the coding sequence ATGGGTGTCGATTTAGGCGATTTGGTTCCTAGAACGCCGACTGATTTAAGCAGCCTTAGTGGTAAGGTTGTGGCGATAGATGCATATAACGCGCTATACCAATTTCTCGCGATAATTAGGCAGCCTGATGGGACACCGCTCATGGATCACTCGGGGAGAATTACAAGTCACTTGAGCGGCCTATTTTATAGAACATGCAATTTACTTGAGTTAGGGATAAAACCCGTTTATGTTTTTGATGGTAAGCCGCCAGACCTTAAAGAGGCTGAGATCAAGAGTAGGATGAAGGTGAAAGAAGAGGCAATAAAGAAGTATGAAGCCGCGTTAAGGGAGGGTAAGATCGAGGAGGCCCGCAAATATGCGCAGATGACCTCTCATCTAAAAGACTACATGGCTGAGGATGCTAAGCGTCTGTTAACGCTTATGGGCGTACCATGGGTTCAAGCCCCATCAGAAGGTGAAGCCCAGGCAGCGCATATAGTTAGGAAAGGAGACGCTAACTTCTGTGCAAGCCAAGATTATGACAGCTTGCTTTTTGGCGCGCCCCACCTACTAAGGAACCTAACTATATCTGGGAAGAGGAAGCTTCCCAGAAAGAACGTCTATGTTGAAGTTACGCCCGAAATAGTCGAGCTGGATCGTATTCTTAGGGAGCTGGGCATTACACGTGAACAATTAATTGACGTGGGAATACTCATTGGGACAGACTATAATCCCGATGGCGTAAGGGGCATTGGGCCTAAAACAGCGCTTAAACTCATAAAGACGTATGGGAGCTTAGAGAAAGCCCTGCCGGCGATAAAGGGTGCCGAGTTTCCAGTTGAGCCAGCGAAAATAAGGGAAATTTTTCTTCACCCGAACGTTACAGATAAGTATGAAATTAAATGGGGTGAGCCGAATATAGAGGGCGTGCTGAGTTTCCTTTGCGGTGAAAAAGATTTTTCGGAGGACCGGGTGCGAAAGGCTTTGGAGGAAGCCATCAAAGGGATGAGGAAAGCTAGGGCGAAAAGAACGCTGGAATCATGGTTCTAG
- a CDS encoding FtsX-like permease family protein: protein MHVKYLTVIFFAVLLIHYCLTSSCIVNCASLSRQSMQVIDVAEQTYVSPLIHVKTIDALTGKAVRNATIILWDISNLIVYKYFTDENGECIIPEDRIRLRSTYWLYAFRGDFNARMVDYVPVKATIYFERAEAKNMILTLLPGALIEIEGIPYIAQSPSMEKRRMSVKVMVETKPFNHSFISEYGSSLDAFFLGLPDSIVIVPAGFPFFLEVGVSYIRREFSRLSFEKEIFRIYNGSLPFIASQGEVLPPIKIPAYSLKRGVEYTRTLFAEISRIIDGAQAIGFTVFDERRMLGHVSQNIVEAEVLLQGAQKDEDFRKVWLTLRKAIDEIDSIHRIIRDKLFFAESQAVYLPAVISVFSIAVSFFFFEDERRKILSNIIFYVLFLAALYYTHPGTHVIISRNIMLFICAAVASFIVFSSLVFIIPRIWKERSVEGEVTWRSAIVLLFSMGKRQIKRKKIRGFFTIFSVGILILAFVSLTSFGTVFGVVSERVDSTSPQEGVLVRRMVNGSSAFFSPLGYGDIITISEIIPMVNVAQRWRNLPQANPIVLLVNPKTNENQPIYGMMAICPSIEAYYTGIREIVESGEHLGDDAYGEVLIGSNLAKRLGVRENSNVTIRITGGLTENFIVKGLINDEKYEALKDIDGSFFGPYRLLEDGSLRRCNATEIMVINLKTAEKILDRVPNLMLLSDIVFQPASITNVESSIKSIVLTYGYDIFVSSNNVVTYYHIGSFIEFKGVLELLIPIIMVVLNVSMVMINSAYEREKEIRVLSAVGLNPTHIGLTFVAEAAVIGMVGGSLGYLAGLSFYRIMTLFGHDLMVREKLEWWWSALGFALAILISVLSAMKPAAMAVSAYTPSRIKRVKRPEEEERKRREEIFRVYQVRELSMPIKVLINEKEFFVGYFLSCLSDLRHGYVERVENIEDLPETESVRGEIIKTIRFVYLFGPPENRRGTNNALTLVKRRDEEYYRVKLVSEPISPGMPESAMERTVDFVHEILMRWIKEKKRIMGAV from the coding sequence ATGCATGTAAAATACCTTACAGTTATTTTTTTCGCAGTGTTGCTAATACATTATTGTTTAACTTCATCATGTATCGTCAACTGCGCTTCTCTTTCTCGTCAATCCATGCAAGTAATTGATGTTGCAGAACAGACATATGTCTCGCCATTGATACATGTAAAAACCATTGATGCTCTGACGGGTAAAGCTGTACGGAATGCGACAATAATATTGTGGGACATATCTAATTTAATTGTATATAAATATTTCACTGACGAGAACGGGGAATGCATAATACCTGAAGACCGTATCAGACTTAGAAGCACATATTGGCTGTATGCTTTTAGAGGCGACTTCAATGCGAGAATGGTTGATTATGTTCCCGTAAAAGCGACGATTTATTTCGAGAGGGCGGAGGCTAAAAACATGATTTTAACGTTGCTTCCAGGGGCATTAATTGAGATTGAAGGTATCCCCTATATTGCTCAGTCGCCGAGTATGGAAAAACGCCGCATGAGCGTAAAGGTCATGGTGGAGACAAAACCTTTCAACCACTCATTTATTAGTGAGTATGGTTCCTCTCTAGACGCTTTCTTCTTAGGCTTACCGGACAGCATCGTGATTGTTCCAGCGGGTTTTCCCTTCTTCCTTGAAGTTGGAGTATCCTATATAAGAAGGGAGTTTTCGCGGTTATCATTTGAGAAAGAGATCTTCCGCATATATAATGGGTCTCTACCATTTATAGCGTCTCAAGGAGAGGTTCTCCCGCCGATCAAGATTCCAGCCTACAGCCTTAAGAGGGGCGTGGAGTATACTAGAACGCTATTCGCAGAGATTTCTCGTATTATCGATGGGGCGCAAGCTATTGGTTTCACCGTTTTCGATGAAAGAAGAATGTTAGGCCACGTAAGCCAAAACATAGTGGAAGCTGAAGTACTTTTGCAGGGCGCCCAAAAGGACGAGGATTTCAGAAAAGTTTGGTTAACTCTTAGAAAAGCCATTGACGAAATAGATAGTATTCACAGGATAATCAGAGATAAATTGTTTTTTGCCGAGAGTCAAGCCGTTTATCTCCCGGCTGTTATTTCAGTCTTTAGTATCGCGGTGTCCTTCTTCTTTTTTGAGGATGAAAGAAGGAAAATATTGTCAAACATTATCTTTTATGTGCTATTCTTAGCGGCCCTCTACTATACTCATCCAGGTACACATGTAATAATCAGCAGAAACATCATGCTTTTCATATGCGCTGCCGTCGCCTCATTCATCGTTTTCTCATCTTTAGTTTTCATAATACCGCGGATTTGGAAAGAGCGGTCTGTTGAAGGAGAGGTTACGTGGAGAAGCGCAATCGTGTTACTCTTCTCTATGGGTAAACGCCAGATAAAACGCAAAAAGATACGCGGGTTCTTTACAATCTTCTCGGTTGGTATTCTTATTTTAGCGTTTGTGTCGCTTACATCTTTTGGAACCGTTTTTGGAGTAGTTTCTGAAAGAGTTGACTCTACATCGCCACAAGAAGGTGTTCTAGTGAGGAGAATGGTTAATGGTTCCTCAGCTTTCTTTTCGCCATTAGGCTACGGCGATATAATCACTATCTCAGAAATAATCCCCATGGTTAATGTCGCACAGAGATGGAGAAACCTTCCTCAAGCAAACCCCATAGTCCTGCTAGTAAACCCGAAAACCAATGAGAATCAACCTATTTACGGCATGATGGCTATATGTCCCAGTATTGAAGCGTACTATACAGGGATAAGGGAAATCGTTGAGAGCGGAGAGCATTTAGGCGATGATGCTTATGGCGAGGTTCTTATAGGTTCAAACTTGGCTAAAAGGTTGGGCGTTAGGGAAAACAGTAACGTGACCATAAGGATAACAGGCGGCCTTACAGAGAATTTTATTGTGAAAGGGCTTATTAACGATGAGAAATATGAGGCTTTAAAAGATATTGACGGCTCATTTTTCGGCCCATACAGGCTCCTTGAAGATGGCTCCTTGCGAAGGTGCAATGCCACAGAAATAATGGTTATTAATCTGAAGACCGCGGAAAAAATTCTTGATAGGGTACCAAACCTCATGTTACTATCAGATATAGTTTTTCAACCAGCCTCCATCACTAACGTGGAGTCAAGTATTAAAAGTATTGTTCTCACGTATGGTTATGACATATTTGTTTCATCAAATAATGTGGTCACATATTACCATATCGGCTCTTTCATAGAGTTTAAAGGGGTTTTAGAGCTTTTAATTCCGATAATTATGGTTGTCCTTAACGTCAGCATGGTGATGATTAACAGCGCTTATGAGAGAGAAAAGGAGATTAGAGTTTTATCGGCGGTTGGATTAAATCCAACACACATAGGATTAACATTTGTAGCCGAAGCCGCGGTTATAGGCATGGTTGGCGGCAGCTTAGGCTACCTGGCCGGATTAAGCTTTTACAGAATCATGACGCTCTTCGGCCACGATCTAATGGTTAGGGAGAAGCTCGAATGGTGGTGGAGCGCCCTAGGCTTCGCCTTAGCCATACTGATCTCAGTATTATCCGCCATGAAGCCGGCAGCCATGGCTGTCAGCGCATATACACCATCAAGGATAAAGAGGGTTAAAAGACCTGAAGAGGAGGAGAGAAAGCGCAGAGAAGAGATATTCAGGGTATATCAGGTCAGAGAGTTAAGCATGCCGATAAAAGTGCTGATTAATGAAAAGGAGTTCTTTGTAGGCTACTTTTTAAGCTGCTTAAGCGACTTGAGGCATGGTTACGTGGAGAGAGTTGAAAATATTGAAGATCTGCCGGAGACTGAGAGCGTTAGAGGTGAAATAATAAAGACTATTAGATTTGTGTATCTGTTCGGCCCTCCAGAGAATAGGCGTGGGACAAATAATGCTTTAACTTTAGTGAAGAGGCGGGATGAAGAATATTATAGAGTTAAACTGGTTTCGGAGCCAATTTCGCCTGGTATGCCTGAGAGCGCTATGGAAAGAACCGTAGATTTTGTTCATGAGATATTGATGAGATGGATTAAAGAGAAAAAGAGGATAATGGGGGCGGTTTAA
- a CDS encoding ParB N-terminal domain-containing protein: MRKIELTTLEDLPVKVESIKSSLERIYGVKLGMEFKVLPVKSLCPTEDFLEKDKLAMILMKIIDEGYRVPIITVRKGGEYYVVDGHHRAYILTKMMKETVESYVLRFPEEVSYRAPQKRAIETLPIIDPAPIDDPILKAWSQIITLLKYYEAMYGLPFYIIVENVPLEKLVPTQPQVSGEQVRSIERLLVPIVCIKYGGKYYILDGHARALRAKEMNLETIRAILLTPKKDLEYGIIRTVNRLGLKGIDDIKVCGEEYAKLCM, translated from the coding sequence TTGCGTAAAATAGAGCTGACAACGCTAGAAGATTTGCCCGTAAAAGTTGAAAGTATTAAATCAAGTCTTGAGAGAATCTATGGCGTTAAGCTGGGAATGGAGTTTAAGGTTCTGCCCGTTAAATCACTTTGCCCAACAGAAGATTTTCTAGAGAAGGATAAATTAGCTATGATTCTCATGAAAATCATAGACGAGGGCTATAGGGTTCCTATAATAACCGTTAGGAAGGGCGGAGAATACTACGTTGTGGATGGTCACCATAGAGCCTACATCTTAACAAAAATGATGAAGGAAACCGTAGAGTCCTACGTACTACGTTTTCCGGAAGAGGTGAGCTACCGTGCTCCCCAGAAACGCGCAATAGAAACGCTGCCCATAATTGATCCAGCACCTATAGATGATCCAATTTTAAAGGCGTGGAGCCAAATAATCACATTACTGAAGTATTATGAGGCAATGTACGGCTTGCCGTTTTACATAATAGTTGAAAATGTGCCTCTAGAAAAGCTTGTTCCTACGCAGCCGCAGGTCAGCGGTGAGCAAGTAAGGTCGATAGAAAGGTTGCTTGTCCCAATAGTCTGCATTAAATACGGGGGGAAATATTATATTCTCGATGGACATGCGAGAGCCCTAAGAGCTAAAGAAATGAACTTAGAAACCATTAGAGCCATCCTCTTAACTCCAAAAAAGGATCTAGAATATGGAATTATCAGAACAGTTAACAGGTTGGGTCTTAAAGGAATTGACGATATAAAAGTATGCGGGGAGGAGTATGCAAAATTATGCATGTAA
- a CDS encoding translation initiation factor eIF-1A: MGKKKVVSEEELEEELVLPSGSDVLGIAVKLLGYDRVLVKCQDGHERICRIRGKLKRRFWIRVGDVVLVSPWDFQYETRGDIIWRYTKGQAEHLRKMGLLTIQ, translated from the coding sequence TTGGGTAAAAAGAAAGTTGTTAGTGAAGAAGAGCTTGAGGAGGAATTAGTGCTTCCATCTGGAAGCGATGTTTTAGGAATAGCTGTCAAGTTGCTTGGTTATGACCGCGTGTTGGTTAAGTGTCAGGATGGACATGAACGCATATGCCGCATAAGGGGTAAGCTTAAACGTAGGTTTTGGATAAGAGTTGGTGACGTTGTTCTAGTTTCACCATGGGACTTCCAATATGAAACGCGAGGAGACATAATTTGGCGCTACACGAAGGGTCAAGCGGAGCATCTGCGTAAAATGGGTCTTTTAACTATTCAATAG
- a CDS encoding serine protein kinase RIO, translating to MSLKDRLRKKLEREEKTYESEQLMKEKRSEEYEVLEEVFDKSTLMTIYDFMNDGTIKEIYGVVNSGKESRIYWGIGPNDEEIAIKIFLTVSAEFRKGRLPYIIGDPRFKNVRKNLRNLVFLWAQKEFKNLNSAYEAKVRVPRPIAIKNNVLIMEFIGRNGVSAPLLKEVDLKNPGRMYRMVLLHVKRLYRGAGLVHGDLSEYNIMVWRGRPVLFDLSQAVPIEHPSSDQFLFRDLENINRYFSRIGVNVIDIEELYRVVTGEAAVR from the coding sequence TTGTCACTTAAGGATAGATTGCGGAAGAAGCTGGAACGAGAGGAGAAGACCTATGAGTCGGAGCAACTGATGAAGGAGAAGCGAAGCGAAGAATACGAGGTTCTTGAAGAGGTCTTCGATAAATCGACTCTTATGACAATATACGATTTTATGAATGATGGTACAATAAAGGAGATTTACGGCGTCGTGAATTCCGGTAAGGAGTCGCGGATATATTGGGGAATAGGTCCAAACGATGAGGAAATAGCCATAAAAATATTTCTAACGGTTTCAGCCGAGTTTAGGAAGGGCAGACTCCCATATATTATTGGGGATCCAAGATTTAAGAACGTTAGGAAGAATTTGAGGAATCTAGTCTTCTTATGGGCTCAAAAGGAGTTTAAGAATTTGAATTCGGCGTACGAGGCTAAAGTCAGGGTTCCGCGCCCAATAGCTATAAAAAATAACGTTTTAATCATGGAGTTTATAGGTAGAAATGGCGTAAGCGCGCCGCTTTTAAAGGAGGTTGATCTTAAAAATCCGGGGAGAATGTATCGTATGGTTCTTTTACATGTTAAGAGACTTTATAGGGGGGCTGGTCTAGTTCACGGGGATCTAAGCGAATACAACATTATGGTTTGGAGGGGCAGACCCGTTCTATTCGATCTCTCACAAGCTGTTCCAATAGAGCATCCTAGTTCAGATCAATTTCTTTTTAGAGATCTAGAGAACATAAATAGATATTTTTCAAGGATTGGTGTAAATGTTATTGATATCGAAGAATTATATAGGGTGGTGACAGGTGAAGCAGCTGTTCGTTAA
- a CDS encoding KH domain-containing protein, whose product MKQLFVKIPRERIGVLIGPNGSVKDYIQKKLPVNLDIDSDTGDVTITLRDDADDPSLLFRAKDIVLAIGRGFSPERAFKLLEGEDYMLDIIDLREILGKSESEMRRVRGRIIGKEGKSREMIEELSGALVSVYGHTVAIIGDIEQVNVAREAINMLINGSQHSTVYRFLQRKKQELKKRRLELWEA is encoded by the coding sequence GTGAAGCAGCTGTTCGTTAAGATACCTAGGGAGAGAATCGGTGTACTTATAGGACCGAACGGTAGCGTAAAAGATTATATACAGAAGAAGCTACCGGTGAACCTTGACATTGACAGTGATACTGGTGACGTAACAATCACTTTAAGAGATGACGCCGACGACCCCTCGCTGCTTTTTAGGGCTAAAGATATAGTTTTAGCGATAGGTAGAGGTTTCTCTCCTGAAAGAGCCTTTAAACTTTTAGAAGGTGAAGACTATATGCTAGACATAATTGATTTAAGGGAGATCCTTGGGAAATCTGAGTCTGAAATGAGGAGAGTTAGAGGCAGAATAATTGGGAAGGAAGGAAAGTCTAGGGAAATGATTGAGGAGCTAAGCGGAGCCCTAGTATCTGTTTATGGGCATACAGTTGCGATAATAGGTGATATTGAACAAGTTAACGTAGCCCGCGAAGCAATAAATATGCTGATAAACGGTAGCCAGCACTCGACAGTCTACAGGTTTCTGCAGAGGAAGAAGCAAGAGCTTAAGAAGAGGCGACTTGAACTCTGGGAAGCGTGA